The DNA window GCAAGCACTCCGAGGCAATCCCTTAACAGTGTATGGAGATGGTTCACAAACGCGTAGTTTCTGCTACGTTTCCGATCTGGTAGAAGGACTAATGCGGTTAATGAACAACGAGCATATTGGTCCGATTAACTTGGGCAACCCAGATGAATACACAATTCTAGAGCTAGCAACTGCGGTGCAGCAGCTAGTCAATCCAGATGCAGAAATTAAGTTTGAGCCTTTGCCTTCCGATGACCCTCGCCGTCGCCGTCCTGACATTACCCGTGCCAAAACTTGGTTGAACTGGGAACCTACAGTACCACTGCCAGAGGGTTTAAAGCTCACTATAGAAGATTTTCGGTCTCGAATTCAAAGCGAGCAACCACTCGAAGCTAGCAAGATAGCAAAGTAGGAGCTTAGAGGTCAGAAGGTCAAGGATTGGGGATCAGGGTAATTGTAAGGACGCTAAAACCTGTAAACCTAAAACTCTGTCATAACTCTAAGTTTTAACTACTTTAACCACCTGTACAACATAACTGAGGATCGATAAAATATGCGTGTTTGCGTAATTGGTACTGGATACGTCGGCTTAGTGACTGGTGCTTGCCTAGCTCATATTGGGCATGACGTCATCTGTGTCGATAATAACGAAGAAAAAGTTAAGTTGATGAAAGCCGGACAGTCACCGATTTTTGAACCAGGACTGTCAGAAATTATGCAGTCGGCGATCGCTGCAAAAAAAATTGAGTTCACAACCGATTTAGGCGCAGGCGTGAACCACGGAGAAATTCTCTTTATTGCTGTGGGAACACCTCCCTTACCAACAGGCGAAAGCGACACCCGCTATGTAGAAGCAGTAGCTCGTGGAATCGGCGCGCATCTCAACGGTGGCTACAAAGTAATCGTCAACAAATCGACAGTACCAATTGGTTCGGGTGACTGGGTGCGCATGCTCGTACTCGATGGCATTGCCGAACGCCAAACCGAAAAAGTTCCTGTTGCTGCGGGTAATCTTAAAGAAGAATTACCCCCAACACAAATAGCTGAGTTTGATATCGTCAGCAACCCAGAGTTTCTCCGCGAAGGATCGGCAGTTTATGATACCTTTAACCCTGACCGCATTGTACTCGGTAGCAATAATCCGAAAGCGATCGCGATGATGCAGGAACTGTACACCCCAATTGTCGAGCGCCAGTTTGCTGAAGAGAAGTCGCTCCCACCAGTACCAATCGTGGTGACAGACCTCAGTTCGGCGGAGATGATCAAGTACGCAGCGAATGCATTCTTGGCAACTAAAATTAGTTTTATCAACGAAGTCGCGAATATTTGCGATCGCGTTGGTGCGGATGTCACGCAAGTTGCTAAAGGTATTGGACTTGACTCGCGCATTGGTAATAAATTCCTGCAAGCTGGTATTGGCTGGGGTGGTTCCTGCTTCCCTAAAGATGTCTCAGCCTTAATTCATACTGCTGATGACTATGGCTATGAAGCGCACCTGCTTAAAGCTGCTGTCAGTGTCAATCAGCGCCAACGCTTGATTGGAGTTGAAAAACT is part of the Chroogloeocystis siderophila 5.2 s.c.1 genome and encodes:
- a CDS encoding UDP-glucose dehydrogenase family protein; its protein translation is MRVCVIGTGYVGLVTGACLAHIGHDVICVDNNEEKVKLMKAGQSPIFEPGLSEIMQSAIAAKKIEFTTDLGAGVNHGEILFIAVGTPPLPTGESDTRYVEAVARGIGAHLNGGYKVIVNKSTVPIGSGDWVRMLVLDGIAERQTEKVPVAAGNLKEELPPTQIAEFDIVSNPEFLREGSAVYDTFNPDRIVLGSNNPKAIAMMQELYTPIVERQFAEEKSLPPVPIVVTDLSSAEMIKYAANAFLATKISFINEVANICDRVGADVTQVAKGIGLDSRIGNKFLQAGIGWGGSCFPKDVSALIHTADDYGYEAHLLKAAVSVNQRQRLIGVEKLQQVLKILKGKTVGLLGLTFKPDTDDMRDAPALNLIEHLNRLGTKVKAYDPIVSQSGMRHGLSGVMVETDPERLADGCDALVLVTDWKQFQNLDYEKMASLMNNPVMIDGRNFLDREKLQQAGFYYVGVGR